The nucleotide window AAACTTGTCCTCCTTTCTCTTTGCATTCATGAAAAAGGATCGGGATGACAGCTCATTTATTAAGTCCTGACCAATGTCCTCCATCCTGTCATGTTTGTCATTTGCTTGAACAAAGCCTAGGGCCATCCACATTTGAAGTAAATCATCTCTCTCAAAGCTATGGTTCTTTGGAAACAAAGAACATGAAATATAGCACTGCTTCAAGTATGCAGGCAGCTGCTCATAGCTGAGTCTCAGAACTGACACAATGTCACCTTCCTTTTCTTCAATTTCATATATCTTCTTATGCAAGATTCTTCTCCAGTGTTCTTCCTTCAAATCATATTTTAAAGCACGTCCTACTGTCACTGCTGCCAAGGGTGAGCCCCCCAACTTCTGAGATATTTCCCAGCCTATCCGTTCCAACCTCCGATGCTCAGCATGGTTTTGGTCATTAAGTGAACATTCTTTGAGTAACTCCCAGTTAACCTTGTCATCTAAGCCATCCAGATTTACTATGTCCCTGGTCCCCATCATCTTTGCCACACTTTCAAGCTGAGTGGTTACTATGATTCTGCATCCCTTGTGACCAGATCTAAATGCACTGCACAGGTTTTCCCAGTTAGCAACGGACTCCTCCCACACATCATCTAAAACAACTAAAACCCTTTTGTCCTTTAGACACTCAGACAGAATTTTCTGTATCTCATCCAAGTTACTGATGCTATGAAGATCAGTCAGTTTGAGAATCTCATCCAAATTATTAATGCTGTGAAGACCAATATGTCGATGGATAGCAGCAGATTCTATGATTTCTATGGAAAGCCTCCTCACATCGAAATTATTGCACACACAGACCCATgccttaatatcatattttaaacttTCATCATTGTATACAAGCCGAGCAAGTTCTGTCTTACCGATCCCACCAGGGCCTACTATGGAAACAAGAGAAAAACTGTTGCTATCAGGATTCAAATTGTTACCTGTTTTAAGAAGCATCTTCAGTTTCGTTACTTCTTCATCTCGTCCTCTCAGTGGCCTGGGCTTGATGGGGGAGGTTGTTCGTCGCCAATTGGGAATTTCTACATCATCCTTCTTGTTAGTTGCTACATTTAGCTCCACCACCTTGAGAAGTTTGCCAAGTTCATCTACAAGTTCACTGAATTGCTTGATAGCATCATCCAACTGGTTGAGATCCTTGTCGCAAAAAGCCAGTAGCTTGAGTGTGTGTATGAACTTGTTCTTGATCTTAGCCCGGTCTTTGCTCTGCTCCTCAAAAATCAGCTGGTTCTTGCCCTTGGCTATATCTTCAAGCAGATTGTACTCAAATCCATCGATCACGTCCTCCGCAGCATAAACAGAATCCTTTAGGTCCCATAGCCATTCCTCCAAACCGGGGTTTGTGATCCGTCTCTTGTCGACCTCAAAGAGTGCTGCTTGGATCTTTCTGAGATTTTTCTCCAGTTTTTTCAGTTTGCCTTTGACATCCCGGTACTCATACTGGTTCTTCACGTAGAGGATGCCCAGGTCTGCCACCTTAGCTATGAATGTGCCTATGAACCAACCTGCTATTAGCAGTGGAGCCATTAGAGGAGCTCGCCTCTGACTTCCAGCGGAGAAGAGACTGAGCTCAGATGAGCAGTAAGGTCATTAAGTGACGAAAGGGAAACTATGAGCAGACACATTTCATTCAGGACAGCAGACAACTTTAATATTGTGGAGCACCTTCTCATATTGTCTTATAAAAAGACCAACTCATCTTGACTTCAGAGATCTAGTTAGTCATTGGCACCTTCTGTAGATTCAAGGCATTGAATTGCCAACCAAATCAAGACATGGTGCCAACGAAGATGACAGATCTACAGTAAACGAGATTATATGACAAAGCCATGAGCAGTGCTTTGCACATGATACGTATAGATTAACACATGATAATAGTCATGTTGACTAGTGATCGACTACAATGATCACAAAATACAAGAACTGTCACACCGAAATCAATTTTTCCCCTCAATTATGGAACGCTTCAAGTGGTTGAGGGTCTATAATTTATGCCTCCGTTTGGTTGGATTTAGTGCTTGAGAGATGCATGTGAAATTATTTGCATCAGATAATCTAAAATCTAGCGTTAAATTAGGGAAGAAGACAGTGTTACCGGTTGGTCGCGGGTTCCTGTCTCCCTTCTGTTCTCTTCTTGAAAGGGAAGTCGGCCTTCCTTGCCGCCTCGGTGCTGCCGACGGAACGCCTGAATCCGAACAGGATCCGACTCGATCTGCCTCTTTCGTCCCGGGGGATGTTTCCCGGCATCAGATTCCGGCGTAGAAGATGCGGAATGATGACGATGAATCTGAGTCGAGAACATTCTCTCCGGTTTGGGGGCAACGGGGTCGGGGCGAGCAGCGGTCCGCGGCGGCGACGTTGACGGTGGAAAACGACGCCGGGAAGAGCTCAGCTGTCCGTTCCAGGCAGCAAACCCACGATTCCAGTGGGACCCATAAAAAAAAACCGTCAGCACTCGTCATCAGTATATTGTGCCAGTCATTGTCATATTATCGTCTATAGCTAATTATCTTTCGCGTTTCAATTTTCACGCTAAAAAAAGTTGTATTAGCTATAGTTATATTGGTCCATTTATCCGGATGATattaattttactaataaaaataaaataataattttaatattcgatAGCAGATGACATCGAAGGTGATAAACGGTGACATCACTAACGTTGACATTGATGTAGTTGTCTTACCGCATCCGATGACAATGAAGTATGCGCTCACTTGATGTCACCTACCTCCACGAGGAGGACATCATTGATCTTATCGTTACCCGCCTCATGTGTTTTGCATCTTTGTCGATGTTAACGTAGTTGCCAAGCAGCAACTGCTATGTCAGCGTCGACACAAATGGTGGTGGTCATTGTAGTGTCTACGATAAAGATGATGCCCACCTCATCGTTGACTCATTGGATGGATCCTAATCTCGATCCGAAGCTAGAGTCGTCGAAGCTCCTATCGCTCCCCCCACTGTCATATTAGTTCTAGTATCACCTTTGGCCAAACGATCCTTTCACTGCTCAGTAATTACGTCAGCATCAATGCAAATATAACCCTAACACTAATGCAGAGTCATAAATCATAGACCCTCAATCACATGATTGTGGTGGTCATTCGTTTCCCACATGCAGCGTTCCATAATTGTGGGAAAATTTTGATTTTGGTGTGACATGTATTTTATGATCATTGTAGTCTATCACCGGTCAACATGACTATTGTCATGCGTTAAGCACTACACATGACCATATAGTCTGGTTTACTATAGATTTGTCATCTTCATTGCGAACATGTTTTAATATGACTAACAATTTAACGCCTTGGTATATAACTGTTGATATATCATTTTTCACCCATGTCGCTCTGTATCTACGTCGACGTCGACATGTATATCATTCAATAACTACGTCAGCATCGATGCAGATGTAGAACAATGTGATTCAGGCGGTGCACTCCTCGTTAAGGCGGATGGTATCACGATAAGAGCAGACCTTATCATTGTTGAAAGTAGCTAGGCAGCTGTGTCAGTGTTAACACCAACAACATCGTAATCTATCGTAGAgcggtaaaattatctttttacatttTATTTTCGTGTTTCTATAAGTAAAACTAATATCGTTAGGATGAATAAATCTAAATGTCTCACATTCGTAATTATAGGAATATCaatctaattttttaaaatataaaaatagaaaCATTAAAGGTAATTGGCTATataagataatctataattaaccttcAGATTTAATTTAAAGAAAGATAGCACCAGCTCTACAGTATATAGAGCTATTTCTTGGGTTGCTGGTGAGGATGGTTATTGTGCATGAAATGAAATAGGTGGTGTGACAGTGCGGAGCTGTTGAAGTCAACAAATAATTAAGGGGAAGTTGCTGTCTAGCTGAGGATATAAATGCTGCTTTGGAGGACAGAAGTCCAAAGTTGCGTACTGAGACGGATGTTAAATATTTGGATCGAATCTTCCTCAAGCAGGATTTAGCTGCCAAGTCAAAGTGAGGAGGTCAAGGGTTCGGTGCCACCTGCATATCAGTATATTTTGCTGGTATCATAAAACATCCATCAGATCATAATAATTAAGATCAACTATTGTTTACTCGATACCGCCTTGGTTGCTCTCGAAGGTTTCTTCTTGTGCATGTGGATCCGAACCAAGTTGGATCAATTAACTATCACCTATATCATCTCCCAATATTTTGATGTAAAAAAAAGGATCCTAATCTTTCCCCTCGGTAAAAATGCTTACCTATATGATGGTTCTTGCAGAGGTCATTGGCCGTGACCTTTATCGCTCTCGAACACCCGAACATCTACGATATCCCATGGTCAACGCCAACGAATCTCACCATCCTCAATTGATAGATTTCATATATTAAACTCTTTGGGCACAAATCCAACTGATGTCTAAAGGATATGTGTTTGGAGTTTCATCAAATAAAAGAAGTAGATTCATCTACTTCAGCCAAATCCCCCTTTGCCCAGTGAAAGAGTCATCGATTCCCTCAAAGTTTCAGCCATTGACCTTGGATCCCCCTACTATACTTTGAGCACAAATCCAACGAATAGATTCATTTGATTCCACTTCAATTAAATCCCTCTATGCCCAAAAGATCAAGTAGGCATCGATCCGCCGAAGTTTTCATATATCGACCTTTGGAGGCATTCCATGGAGGCATAGGTCTCATGAAACATATAGCAATTTTTGGTGCTCAGATGACCCTTTATGACAATACATTTTGTGCTCAGATTAATCTTTATCACACGTCAAATATACTAATGTGCCGTGCCATACCTTCCCTATGACACTAGGGGGCATGACCTGTGAGCAGTATTCTTTTATCTTCAATCACTCTCGGTGAGCTTCTTTGACCAGCCGGCTAAGGAATTGGAGTAGGACTGTTATCCTCTTGACAGTCGACAAGCTAAGAAGGAGATGCTACGGACTTCACCACCAAATGAGGCTTATCACCAATGCGCATAGCTCGGTCCTCACGCGCCTGAAGGCTCATTTACATCAGCTTCCAACGCTTCATTTTTTGACTAATCCAGTTAGTAATATTTTGTTGTCGTGGAATCCTTTGAGAAAATTGTGATAACTCATGTATCCAGAGATTAGCCTCAAAGGCTAAATAGTTGTAAAGTtgaaattttctttctttctggaAATCAGGTTTTCTCTCTGTGTTCCTTCATGTGCTAGGCTGCTGTGATGAATAGGGCACTGGATGTATAGGCCAACAACATCTGAGGCACAAAGCAAGGCTGCTAAAGATTGGCAAATAGCAGGACGCTGCTGAATGCTCAATATTAGACAAAATTTTTTCCTTTAGCCAGCTTGGAGATTTGAGCCCATGTATCCTGTAATCATCATCTCTCTAAGATTAGAATGTGACTGGAGACCTtcaagaatctatttatgttcaCAGGCTGAACTTTCCTCGAGTCACAGCATGATGGAGACCTTTGATGCAAAGTCACTTCTGAAGCTCGTTCATGGCCCTTAACCATCCTACATCGAAACGTTTCTGATGCTGGAGACAATACTCTTAATTATGAAGAGTTTCAATTGCTGATCCCAGCTATGACAGAAATTGCTTTACATCAGCATTTATGAACGACTTGTTCAAGTTTTTCTGCAACTGCAAATGCTTAGAGTGCCACAGATTCAGCCATTCTAGATATTAAAGCAAGCAAAATAACTTGAGGAGCTATTCGATTTCATTGCTAGCGAACTGTAGATAAATCCACCGGAAGCTCAGAGAGTATCAACATCTGCAAGCGTTTAAGATCTTCCAAAACCTCTTCAACATTCTGCAAGCTAATGAAACACTGTGGATCACAAACTTGTTATTCTTCCTCTCTTAATAAATGACTTACTTGAAAGATCATCTACTAAGTTCCCACTGTCTACTCCATCAGAGTGAGCAAACCACAGGGCCATCCAAAGCTACGGTACTAGATCTTTCTCAAAGCAGTAATTCTTTGGAAACAAAGCATATAAAAAATAGGATAGATTCAGATGTGCATGCAGCTGTCATATATGTtccaacttttgaagttttggtcaCCAAATGCTTCTTTAAATAATTCCCAGTTCTCAGATTTATTGTCACCTATACTTTTTGCCATGCTTTCAAGCCTGGCTGTCGCTAGAATTCTGCTTCCTCATTCCTAGAATAAAACAGGGTGGCAAGGTACTCCAATGAATTATTGAAACCCTCCCACACATCATCCAAGATGATCAAAATCCACTTGTCCATCATCCCCTTGGTAAGAACATCCAAATTTCACCCTAAATAATAGATCTGTGAAGATTACCAAGGAGCTCGATTTCATTTACTCCCAGAAAACAAAACCACCATAGGAAAACCACCTAAAACTCTGGTTTCATCTGTAAGTTGACAAGACTAAATTTCAACTGACAATTAAATACTAAGAGAACGGCCATCTAAATATAGGAGCATTCCTAATTGAAGAAACTAACAGGACACATTAATATTTATTGTAAGCCACAGCCAGTGTTCCCTGTCCAGTGACAAATCAAAAAGAATTGCAAGCCAATGATGATAATTGAACTGAATcctgcaaggaaaaaaaaaatcaaggataCTGTTGTTAAAATCATGAACCACCTTCTGAATGATACTGTCTAGGTTGAACAAGAAATTATAGAATGTAAAGTTTCCTAGTTGCAATGGATCAAGTAAAAAAATGCTATAGAAAACAAATGATATTGTCGACTTGTGGTATATCAGTGGCGAGCATATGGAACTGATGCAATTCAAAATTAAGTTTGAGAAATCAATAACTTTTTCATAAAAGTTATTGGCTGTCATGGTCAATAATATAAAAAGAAGATGCAAAGCAATTTTTGAAGTAAAAGTCAGGAGATGAAAAAGATCTGATACTGTACTAGTTTAAGTCAAAAACTCAATTGTGGGTTAACTTGCAAACACATTCCTTAATTTACCAGACTTGACAAACCTCATATCTCGATTTTAAATTCCAATCAAGCATAAGACATCCATCAAGGGAGAGGAAGCCTCCTTCATGTATTCAATGTATGCTTTTCCACATTGGACAATATCATTTTTCAGCGGCAAGGTAAAGTTTAATTCTTGCGGTAGCTAATGACCTCATTTCTGTCAGATCGAGAATCCTGAAATGTCATAAAGAAAACAAACTAATATCAGAAAAGGATATATGATGAATCCTATTCAGAAATCTGAAGGATACTAGTTAATCATCATCCTACATACATAGCTATGATTCTTAGGATAAATGGGCTTGTTACATGTAGCAGCCCCTGGCATGTAACTTATCAAGAagaaaatttcaaagtatgaagcAGCAAAACTTCTATTAAGCTTCAGAAAGGATTAGATAGCCCCCGTAAGGATTAAATAAGGGGATAGCCATTATTACCTCTAATACAAAATTTCAGAGCTACGTGAAACTATTGTGACAGATTGAGACAATTGCTGGAATATAGAAAACTGGCAAACTCCCACTAAAGAAACCAAAGAGAAGCTTCCACAGGGTCAAAATGAAATCTCTATTTAGCTATGACATACATTTCCTCCAAAGGAAGCAGATTTGGACATCAACTTGTAACAAAATATTGTTAAAACTTAAAATTTTAGGTTGTCGCCAGAAAATTTGACAAATCATAATATCAATTTAATCTCTCTTCTGACAAGAAAATCATTCTTTTAGGAGAAATTGCTCCTCCTCTCCTACTAATTCTCACTTCTGTGAAGAAACATACTCAGAATGTAGAAAGCAAGTAAACAGAAGATAGCCTGAGCAGAAAGTTTAGTTTGGGCATACAACTAGCATAGCTATggcataaaaaattaatatacggTTTTAAACAGGAGTTCATTAAATCCGTAGTCCATTCTACCACCACATCTCATTCTGGTAAAGAAGGCATACCTCACAGACTCCCCAAGTCCTCAGTGTGCAACTACGGCAAAGTTCCTTCCACCTCCCTCCACATCTCAGCATTTGTGGGGAACTTCTCCTTCACCTTTGCAATAATATCCCTAGCCTCCTCAAACTTCGAAGTACTAACAAGCCCATTCACAAGCTCCCTCATAAGGGAAAAACATGGCACCcaattcctctccatactcttccTACACACTTCCAAAGCCATCTCAAAAGCCCCACCTTTGCACAGAAAGTAAATCAAACTGAAGTAACACCTGCTCTCAGGGACCAATCCTCTCTTATCCATCTCCCTGAAAAGCACCTTCGCCTCATCCAAGCACCCCTCAATGCAGAACCCCAAGATGAGATGATCATAGGTGACCCAATTTGGCTTCATGCCCCTCATTCGCATTTCCTTCAGTAACTCCTTGGCCTCATTGCTTTTCTTCAGCTTGCATAAGCTCAGAATCCTAACATTATAGATTGAGAGACCGGCATGACATTTATGCTTCTTCATCAACCACAGAACCTTCCTAATATCATCAAATAACTGCTCGCGGTAAAACCCAGCAAGCGCAACGCTGAAAGTCGTCAAATTTGGCTTTATTCTCATCCGAACCATCTCCTCCAAGACGGAAAAGAAGCATCTTGACGATCCCGATTCGCAAAATGCTTTAATTACGGTGTTGTAGGTGTCGAGATTAGGGTTTATACCGTAGGAAatggtaaaatcgtagaagattctCGGGACCTCGGCGTGTTTCTTGGACAGGATGCAGGCGAAGAGGAGAGCGTTGAGAGATCGAACAGACGGGGTTTGGGATGCTTCGAATGTGCGGAGGGCGTCCGGGAGCATGCCGGCCTGGCCGAAGAGGACAATGACGTGGGGACGGGCAACGGCGGCGGAGGTGGAGGAGAGGAGGCCGTCGAGGAGGGATCGGACGGAGGTGGGGGAGCCAGCGGCCGAGAGGGAGGAGACGGCGAGGGAGAGGGCAGTTCGATCGGGGTAGGAGTTGGGCGAGAGTGCAGCGGCGCGGCAGATGGAGAGAACGCGGGCCGGGTCCTTCTCGGAGCGGAGAAGTGAGAGGGCAGCGACGGCAGTGATGGGTTCGGCAGGGTCCGCGGTCGGGGCAGCGGAGAGGCGGCGGGGGAGGGGGAGGCCGAGAGGAGGGAGGCAGCGGCAGAGCCTGACGAGCAAAGCCATCGCAACGATTGGGTCGGTTACAAGGTGGGTAACGCGAGCCGGCCACAACTCCATGAGTTATAGAACGCATCTTGATGACATCAAAACAGACAGATACTTGCACAGATTTTAAAGCATACCTTCCTTTGTCCGAAGAAAGGAAAGCCAAAAGAAGCAGAAAGGAATGGCTTCGCAGATCTGATATATGCCTTCGGCTTCCTGCCATCCTTCCGCACCTTCCACATAAAAACTAAcaggcagctgccaccgccgcccaTTCGAGCCGGCAATGCCCACCGAACTCAGCTCGCCGCCAACCCTGTTCATCTCGCGGCCGGTCCATAGGACCCTCACCAAGCGAGTCGTCAAGCTCATCTGCTCCGCCTTCCTATCCCTCCTCCTCGCCGCCTGCGTCCTCCTCTTCGTGCTCTGGCTCGCCCTCCGCCCCCACCGCCCCCGCTTCCACGTATCCTCATTCTCCGTCACCGGCCTCTCCGCCAACGGCTCGGCCCCTCTCACCTTCTCCTTCGAGGTCGCGGTCCGGAACCCCAACCAGGAGATCGCCGTCTCCTACGACTCAGTCTTCGTCTCGGTCTACTACCGGGACGACCGGGTCGGGGCCGCGGCAGCCCCGGCGGCGGGACCGTTCTTCCAGCCGCCGAAGAACACGACGGTGATAAGCGGGAAGGCGGCGGGGGTGGCGCCGGCTGCGGCAGCGGGGACGGTCGCGCGGGAGGCGAGGGCGGGCTCGGTGGTGTTCCGACTGCAGCTGGCGTCGGTGGTGCGGTTCAGGATGTCGACGTGGGACACGCACCGGCACCACCTCCACGTTAGCTGCGACGTGGAGGTGGGGCCCGACGGGCTCATCACGGTGGGCTCCAAGGACAAGCGCTGTTACATCTATTTCTTGTAGCCGCATGTACTTccatcaaaaataatatatattgcaaaaataatatattacaaaAGGAACTTAcatgagttatatatatattacaaaaataatatatatatatatatatacagtaatTACGTAATTACTGATAGAAGAACAACATTCATGCTCAAAGGGGTGAAACATTTGTTGGATGCAACATTTTACATATGCCACAGAGCTGCATTATTGCTATAGTAGACACTATTGAGAGGGTAAATAAGTTGGAGAGGAAGAAATagtaatgtcaaaataattatgcaTGTCAAGAACAGTGAATTCAAGTGCCAGATTATTAAATGTCTCAAACAAGATTAACATAACTACACGAACAAGGTATGTTTCTGAGAGTACACCATGATTTATTTAAGATACGAACAATACAGCAAGTTCTAGTCGCATGCTATACAACAAACGATACGAAAACAAGCACCGTAAAGACGAGATGGATTTAGTTTTAATTTGGGGTTATCAAATGCGGAAAAATGAAGAGCCAAGCACAGATGTATGGTTTCTGCCCAAGTTGAGCCCTCTAAGACATTCCAGATTCATCACCTCAGAGTGGTCGACAAAAAGATTCACCTGTTGGAAAAATTACATGATCCAATTTAGCAGAGTTCTCTGTTATGAGAGTTTGGTTAGATCAGGTGAAAGAAAGGGGAAAGTGTATTACCCTTGGTCCGTAGCGCTTGACGAACCACTCTGAAGTCTTACCACTGGATGCTTCGAACATGGTTTTCTCCAGTCCCAAGCGACCTATGATTTTTGCAATAATGTCTGATCTGAGAGAGTCAGCATACTTGCAAATGTCGTCGGCGTCGATCATAATCATATCAGCCCCAGCTTCCAAGCATCGCTCGGCCCTTCTGATTAACAAATCAACATCTTCAATGATTTCTGTGAAACAAAAAAAACCGTGGAATGATGATGCAAAAAAACCTAGAATAGAATCTTAAAGAAAGGAATACAACCTCGTCAATCATACATGGTACATGGTTTGGCCTGTGGCTTAGTGAATCAGAGGTTCCAATTCTAGCAATAAAATTTACAGTCTATTGCAGCTTTAGCATTTTATTTCTAACTGTTTAAGATCGACAAAAAGAAATAGCATTCGAATCTTAGACAAGGAAGCCAAGGACAAATTTGCATCTGTGCCAAGGTGAAACAGAGGTTCCAACTCAAGCCTTTGGAAGCAACAAAAGTTTTTTATAGTCTCTACTTTGTCAAAATACTATTACAACTTTAACATTTTTATTTAACTGTTTAAGATCGATGAGAAACAAATAGCATTTGAAATCTTAGACAGGGACAAATTATCTTCAAATCTCAACAAGTAGCTACTGGTGTATATCTAACCACTGAAAGCTTAAAAAGATCAAATGACTGTTTACACGAAATCCAAAGGAGAAACGTAAGATGTATACCAACTGAATATTTTTTTGAAGTATATTGATATGCCATTTATGGAATACGATCCACATATTCATGCATTGAACTTAAGCCTTCATGCATAACTTTCCGATGCTAGCTTTGAAATGAGTGGTGAATGAAAAGACTGTAGTATAGATAGGCATTTTATGGGTTAAAAATAAAAACAGAATCTTAGTTCTGTGTCTATGATTTTACGACCTTAAAGTTTGCTAGACCTGCAATTACACAAAATAGCTTGTGTGGATCCAATTGTCATAATAAGCTATTGCACTTCCAGGTTGCTATTCCAAGTTGCCACAGGCAATCTGATTCTAATTACCTGAGCTTGGGGGAACAGGAGCTATATAGGCTCCAAAAGCTCTATCTCCAGTTACGGGAATATCAGACCTGTCAAACTTTACTGAAAACTGTGGCTTGGCTTTAAGGCCCCCACCCTTGATGAGACGAACAAATCTCAAAAGTGCTTCTTCAGGAAGTTTCAGTGATCCAGCATTTAACTCGATTGTGTCAAACCCTAGATTTTTGCAGTCCTGTAAATGCACAAATGCAAAGTATTTAATTTAAATGGAAAGAAATAAAGAGGATAAAAGATAAAATCGGAAAAGTTGCATACCTCAACATATTGTTTGAATGAAGAAGGGCCTTTGCGAAGCAGATGCTCTGACCAATCACCTGTACTAACATATATGTTGTGTCTGTGTGCCAATTCTGTTATTTCCCTAATAAATTCCTTTGGCATCAAACTATGTGAGCCTCCTGAGAACTTCAAACCATCGACAAACTCTCCCATGGATTCCAAGATGTCCTACAAGTAGTCATCACAAGTCTTTTTCAAAAACCTAGCATGGCTTAATCGATGATGAtcggatattaaaaaaaaaaagagggggaaAATCCACTAAATACACTAATTcttatcatatatattatataccatGATGTGTTAAGCCAAATTTTCACAATCATGATAAACTTTATTCAAGTTAATCAGCAACACGAAGCACCATACAAtttaaagaaaagaaattatGTTTATGAAAAGGATTCTGCAAGCCTGCAACAGACTAGGAAGTAGGAAGTAGCTTCAACACCATTTAAATAATATGTGAGCAAACATAGAACATTAGGTTGACATACTATTGAAAAGACATGAAAAGAATAAGCCAACAAGAACTTTTTCTTAATGGCAACAAAATTTCCCTCATAAAGTAACAT belongs to Musa acuminata AAA Group cultivar baxijiao chromosome BXJ1-11, Cavendish_Baxijiao_AAA, whole genome shotgun sequence and includes:
- the LOC135597499 gene encoding small ribosomal subunit protein mS86 (rPPR1)-like, which gives rise to MELWPARVTHLVTDPIVAMALLVRLCRCLPPLGLPLPRRLSAAPTADPAEPITAVAALSLLRSEKDPARVLSICRAAALSPNSYPDRTALSLAVSSLSAAGSPTSVRSLLDGLLSSTSAAVARPHVIVLFGQAGMLPDALRTFEASQTPSVRSLNALLFACILSKKHAEVPRIFYDFTISYGINPNLDTYNTVIKAFCESGSSRCFFSVLEEMVRMRIKPNLTTFSVALAGFYREQLFDDIRKVLWLMKKHKCHAGLSIYNVRILSLCKLKKSNEAKELLKEMRMRGMKPNWVTYDHLILGFCIEGCLDEAKVLFREMDKRGLVPESRCYFSLIYFLCKGGAFEMALEVCRKSMERNWVPCFSLMRELVNGLVSTSKFEEARDIIAKVKEKFPTNAEMWREVEGTLP
- the LOC135596481 gene encoding NDR1/HIN1-like protein 13; the protein is MPTELSSPPTLFISRPVHRTLTKRVVKLICSAFLSLLLAACVLLFVLWLALRPHRPRFHVSSFSVTGLSANGSAPLTFSFEVAVRNPNQEIAVSYDSVFVSVYYRDDRVGAAAAPAAGPFFQPPKNTTVISGKAAGVAPAAAAGTVAREARAGSVVFRLQLASVVRFRMSTWDTHRHHLHVSCDVEVGPDGLITVGSKDKRCYIYFL
- the LOC103971804 gene encoding protein HEAT-STRESS-ASSOCIATED 32 produces the protein MPVSRERESKEGEREMASNYYYGWKSFSEDEDRPEKPRCFGVTEIRGPDHCLAGRRHDLEDILESMGEFVDGLKFSGGSHSLMPKEFIREITELAHRHNIYVSTGDWSEHLLRKGPSSFKQYVEDCKNLGFDTIELNAGSLKLPEEALLRFVRLIKGGGLKAKPQFSVKFDRSDIPVTGDRAFGAYIAPVPPSSEIIEDVDLLIRRAERCLEAGADMIMIDADDICKYADSLRSDIIAKIIGRLGLEKTMFEASSGKTSEWFVKRYGPRVNLFVDHSEVMNLECLRGLNLGRNHTSVLGSSFFRI